The following is a genomic window from Sciurus carolinensis chromosome 3, mSciCar1.2, whole genome shotgun sequence.
CAGTTTCCATGGAAGGATCTCACAAGACCTCTTATTTACTTCCTTCTCAAATATACTCGGCATAACATTGCTATTTTTAGCACAACAGTCTTTTATGAAGTCTTTATGAATGAAATAGTTGTGTTGTTTTTAGTTCCAAGAAAATCAATGACCAAGATATGGGAAAAATTGTTTCCTGCCCCTGCAAGTAGTGACAGGGTCTCAGCCATGGGTCACTGTAGACATTTCATGAGTGTCTCATGCATGAAGCCAAACTCCTCAGGTCACTGGGCACCCAAAGTGGACAGCAAGAAGAAGGATCCCTCCAGCCCCTTGGTTGATGAGATCAAGGAGACGTTTTAAGGCTTCTTtcccttgtttttaaaatgtgagtgTATGGAGAAGATACCCTGGTAAACCAGGACACCACAATTCTGGGGGAGGTACAGCCCCAGTAAAGCCAGGTCATCCCTGACCCTGAACCTGCCCTGCAAGTGCCAGAAGAAACCACGGAGTGTTTTCCACTTCAAGCCCCCCGGACCTTTTCTGGGGGTTGCCGGTAGGGTCTGAATGAACTGGGCAGTCCTTAAATTCCAAAGAGGGTAAAGCAAGAGCACAGCCCTATGGGTCAGTCCTCGTACACACAGGCTACTGGGGACAAGAAATGGAAGCCTGACAGGGTCAGCAGAGCTCCGCAGATCAGCATCCGTCAGTGCATGGACAGGCTGACACTGAGCTCTGGCTACAGTAAATGTCAGAGAGGTACAAGTGACCAGCCACCGGATGaaaccctttttacttttgttttcccGACTATTTAACAGACAAACAGCAGATAGCTTCCTTTCCCTTAGCAGATAACTTAGGACccttaaaattgtatttttagcATCTGACctcaaacaattattttattataatttttaataatcaagCAGTTCTTCTGAATGAAGGATCTCAGGAAGCCAGAAAAAGAATATCTGTGTTTCAAGACCAGAAAGAACATGATATGTGATCAAATTAGGAGTACCTACACTATCCCATTTGATTCTGATTTTTCACTGATTCTCTCAGGAGCATTTTCCTAATTTTGAGGTGTGAGGAATTCCTGGATTGAGAAAATTTTTTGTCTGACCTGTGATGATTAAGAAGTATAAATGGAAACATAGGACTTTTACTTGATTGGATTCAGACTGTCATGGCTAtagaaagattatttaaaatatattaggcACTTATTTAATTCAAAAGATACCCTTTGAATACTCGTAATGAGTCAGGTACTATTCCAAGCTCTGGAGCAAAACACGTACACACATTTAAGTTCTCATGGACACAAACGTCTTGGAAATATGTTCCAATCTAAAAACAGAGCTAAGAAACAAGGAAATGTTAAATCTAGCAATAGCAACTGGTCAAGAGTCATCAAGGAAGGATGCACCAGGCCTCGTGAAGTCTTTTATGGGGATTGGGATAAACAACAGCAGGGAATTGGCTGCCTATTTAGGGCTGAGATTGCTGGGGTTGGTATATAAACCGCTCCCCTGCAGAAGGACACTCCAGacatccctctcctctcctcaacCTGCCTGCTCACTGCACCTGAGTCCTCTCTCCTGACACCATGGGTTGCTGTGGCTGTGGAGGTTGCGGTGGCTGCAGCGGTGGCTGCGGTGGCTGCAGCGGTGGCTGCAGTGGCTGCGGTGGCTGCGGTGGTGGCTGCGGCAGCTGCACCACATGCAGGTGCTACCGGGTGGGCTGCTGCTCTaactgctgcccctgctgccgCGGGTGCTGTGGGGGCTGCTGCAGCACCCCTGTGATCTGCTGCTACCGCCGCACCTGCCGCCGCTCCTgtggctgtggctcctgtggcTGCGGCTCCTGTGGCTGTGGGAAGGGCTGCTGCCAGCAGAAGTGCTGCCAGCAGAAGTGCGGCTGCAAGAAGCAGTGCTGCTGCTAGACGACCACCTGGCTCTGGGCAGGTGCTGCCAGGACCCTTTCTCTTGATTAACCTGCCTAACTGCAGGTGCTGCTGGGAGTCATCAtgttcttccttcctgcctgctgcATGCTGTCTTTCTGGCACTGGGACTCTAGCACGATCTTCCTTGATTCTAACACTCTAGTTTtggccttccttcctccctgcctcccttccttccttccttcctccctccctttatctctctctctctctccctctctctctttcggtactgggaattaaacctagaggggtgctttacccttgagttatatcctcagtcttttttcttttgaaacagggtctcaataatTTACCAagggcattgctaaattgctgaggctggccttgaatttgtgatcctcctgtctcagatttctaagtctctgggattatgaGCATGTGCCAGCATGCTTGGTAACTTGttcctttttaaaggaaattttatgaGCATCCTATTGAATGCCTTCCAAGAACAAAGATGGAGGATGTCTTGATTATTGAGATCAGCAAAATGGAATAATGGTTTCCACTGTGTTTTCCTCTTGGAATTCTTTTGTATCTATGCATGAGGTATTCTTATGTGTACCAAACATGACCTCACCTTTCTTTCGTTAATCTTCCTAAACAGCGTCTTAACATGtcttaaaatttcttaataaaatgccaaaataaaatctgaagagtttcctttagttttattctttagatattTCCATTAAACTACCAATAACTGTGATCTTCCTTGAGTTGCAGCCATCGGGATGTACAAATAATTATGTCCCTGTGtgatttaaaattctgtcataCACAAACAACCACACACATGaagttaaataataatgaatgtgGTAAAAGTCCATGTCGATGCGGCGTATCATGGGCAGGATGTACTCCATGTTGTTGGATGGGGAGCAGGTGTACTTCTGAAGAGCTGGAATAGCTTCAAGAAGgaggtttggatatgaagtgtcccccaaaactcttatgtgagacaatgcaagactgtttagaggtgaaatgactgggttataagaGTCATAACCTAgatagtggattaatccactgatatggattgactggg
Proteins encoded in this region:
- the LOC124979599 gene encoding small cysteine and glycine repeat-containing protein 7-like, which gives rise to MGCCGCGGCGGCSGGCGGCSGGCSGCGGCGGGCGSCTTCRCYRVGCCSNCCPCCRGCCGGCCSTPVICCYRRTCRRSCGCGSCGCGSCGCGKGCCQQKCCQQKCGCKKQCCC